One Ethanoligenens harbinense YUAN-3 genomic window carries:
- a CDS encoding type II secretion system protein, whose translation MIKSLVKTREKLRKNKKGFTLIELLVVIAILAVLAAILIPVVGGFIGSARKNAATADARSVYSATTTYLAQNTGDFSGGYNATTNGISDANLEQYLGGTPTTWNFKITAIDITYDSTTGTSTVHSVTITEPQTGGTSYTFDGVHIS comes from the coding sequence ATGATTAAGTCACTTGTGAAAACACGTGAAAAACTCCGTAAGAACAAAAAAGGCTTTACCCTGATCGAACTCCTCGTCGTCATCGCCATCCTCGCCGTCCTCGCGGCGATCCTCATCCCTGTCGTTGGTGGGTTCATTGGCAGTGCCCGGAAAAATGCCGCGACTGCGGATGCCCGTTCCGTTTATTCCGCAACCACCACTTATCTCGCGCAAAACACGGGAGATTTCAGCGGCGGTTATAATGCGACTACTAACGGCATCAGTGATGCTAATCTCGAACAGTATCTGGGTGGCACTCCGACTACTTGGAACTTCAAAATTACAGCTATCGATATAACATATGATTCCACAACGGGGACATCAACTGTGCATAGTGTCACTATCACAGAACCCCAAACTGGTGGTACTTCTTACACGTTTGATGGTGTGCACATCTCGTAA
- a CDS encoding type II secretion system protein, translating into MVKALAETHGKLRRSKKGFTLIELLVVLAILTILVAILIPVVAGFIHKAKQSASNTDAHTVFTAAAAYVALHDDTTFTSLGSAASTGKVPITTADLSNYIGSNYSFTITKITINGGVVAGVQVSEFGGTFTGTYGTV; encoded by the coding sequence ATGGTCAAGGCACTTGCGGAAACCCATGGAAAACTACGCAGGAGCAAAAAAGGTTTTACTCTCATCGAGCTTCTCGTCGTCCTCGCTATCCTCACCATTCTCGTGGCAATTTTGATTCCTGTTGTAGCTGGATTTATCCATAAAGCAAAGCAGAGCGCGTCTAACACTGATGCGCACACGGTTTTTACCGCTGCAGCAGCGTATGTGGCGCTTCACGATGATACGACCTTTACAAGTTTGGGTAGTGCCGCCTCGACGGGTAAAGTTCCGATCACCACCGCCGATCTTTCAAATTATATTGGAAGCAATTACAGCTTTACCATTACAAAAATCACGATTAACGGCGGCGTGGTGGCTGGCGTGCAAGTCTCGGAGTTTGGCGGGACATTCACCGGCACCTATGGAACCGTGTAG